GGCCAACATCATGGGCAAGACCTACGAGCAAATTTTCTCGGAGTTTGAAGGCACGGCCGTGCCCGACCTGACCATGGGCGATGGCGATGTGAAGTACCACATGGGCTACAGCTCGGAAGTGGAAGCCAGCGGCGGTCAGAAAGTAAACCTAAAGCTCGCCCCAAACCCCTCGCACCTCGAGGCGGTGAACCCCGTGGTGGAAGGCTTCGTGCGGGCCAAAATTGAGCACCAGTACGAAGGCGACTACCACCAGATTCTGCCCATCCTCATCCACGGCGACGCTGCGTTGGCGGGTCAGGGCATCGGGTACGAGTTGACCCAAATGTCCTTGCTGGAAGGCTACAAGACAGGCGGCACCATCCACTTCGTGATTAACAACCAGGTTGGTTTTACCACCGACTTTGAGGACGCGCGTTCGTCGATTTACTCCACGGATTTGGCCAAAATCATCGACGCGCCCGTGGTGCACGTGAACGGCGACAACCCCGAAGCCGTGGTATTTGCCGTGCAGCTGGCCACCGAGTACCGCCAGCAGTTCCACGCCGATATCTTCATAGACATGGTATGCTACCGCCGCCATGGCCACAACGAGTCGGACGAGCCCAAGTTCACGCAGCCCACGCTCTACAACCTCATCTCGAAGCACCAGAACCCGCGCGAGGTGTACAACGCCACGCTGGTGCAGCGCGGCGACGTGGACGCCGAACTGGCCAACCAGATGGACAAGGAGTTCCGCGACACCCTGCAGGCCCGCCTGGATATGGTAAAGCAGCAGCCCCTGCCGTATAAGTACCAGGCGCTGGAAAACGAGTGGCGCAGCCTGCGCCGCTCCACGCCCGAAGACTTCGACCAATCGCCCGAAACCGGCATCAGCGAAGACACGGTGCAGCGCGTGGCCAAGGCCCTGACCACGATTCCGGAAGGCTTCAAGCCCATCAAGCAGATTGATAACCTGCTGAAGGAACGCCGCAAGATGTTCTACGACACCCGCGTGCTGAACTGGGCCGCCGGCGAGCTGCTCGCCTACGGCTCGCTGCTGGCCGAGAAGCACATTGTCCGTGTGAGCGGCCAGGACGTGCAGCGCGGTACGTTCTCGCACCGCCACGCCGTATTGCACGACGCCGAAACATCGGCTCCGTACAACTCGCTGAACTTCCTGGACGGCGAGCACGAGCAGCTCAGCATCTTCAACTCCCTGCTGAGCGAGTACGCAGTGCTGGGCTTTGAATTCGGCTACGCCATGGCCAACCCTACGGCCCTGGTGGTGTGGGAAGCTCAGTTCGGCGACTTCGCCAACGGCGCCCAGACCATGATTGACCAGTTTGTGGTGAGCTCCGAAAGCAAGTGGCAGCGCATGAACGGCGTGGTGATGCTCTTGCCCCACGGCTACGAAGGCCAGGGCCCGGAGCACTCCAACGCCCGCCCCGAACGCTTCCTGCAGCTGGCGGCCGAGTACAACATCGTGGTGGCCAACATGACCACGCCGGCCAACTTCTTCCATGCCCTGCGCCGGCAGCTCACCTGGAGCTTCCGCAAGCCGCTGGTGGTGATGTCGCCCAAGTCGATGCTGCGCCACCCGCTGTGCGTGTCGCCGGTGGAGGAGTTCACCAGCGGGCACTTCCGCGAGGTACTCGGCGACACCTTTGCCGAAGCCAAGAAGGTGAAGCGCGTGCTGCTGTGCTCGGGCAAAGTCTATTTCGACCTGCTGGAAGAGCAGCGCACCTCCAACCGCACCGACGTGGCCATTGTACGCCTCGAGCAGCTGCACCCCTTCCCCAAAAAGCAGCTCGCCGAAGAGCTGGCCAAGTACCCCAAGGCCAAGCTTTACTGGGTGCAGGAAGAGCCCGAAAACATGGGCTACTGGAACTACATGCTCCGCTATATGCGCCGTGAACTGGAGGACGTTGTAGCCCGCAAGCCGTCGGCCTCGCCGGCCACGGGCTACAACAAAATCCACGTGAAGGAGCAGAAGGAGCTGGTGGCCCGCGCCTTCGACAAGCCCAAAGAAGCCGTGGCCGACAATAACATTGAAGCCACGGCGGAAATCGCCAAAAAGGCGGAATAGCGTAGCGTGCGATGATAACCGAAGAGCAAATCCAAGCCATTGTGCAGCGAATCGTAGCCGGCTACCAGCCCGACAGAATCATTCTGTTCGGCTCGTATGCCTACGGCACGCCCACGGAGGACAGTGACTTGGATTTGCTGGTTATTAAGGCCGGAATTGGCCCGGAAAGGGCAGAGCGGGCAATAGCCGTGCGCCGCTTACTGCGGGGCGCGGGCGCGCCCATGGACATATTGGTTCGCACACCCACGGAGGTCGCGACAGCGGCCGCCGTGCGTTTTACGATTGAAGCGCAGGCCCTGAACGAAGGCCGGATTCTTTATGCAGCCGCTTAATCAAGCTGAAAAAGCGTACTTGCAAGAATGGCTTGACGTAGCCGACTTGGACCTGCGTGCGGCCGAACGAATGCTCGCCGACGACCCCGTGGCATACGGGTATCATTTGCCTTTTGCTTGCCAGCAGGCAGTAGAAAAGTATTGCAAAGGCGTCTTGTTAGCCCAAGGAAACAGCTTTCCGCGGGTACATGATTTGCCCGAATTATTGAACCGTCTCACGCCTGGCTTTGCCTTCTCATCGGTTGAGTTGGACGATGCCGACAAGCTGGCCGATTATGCGGTAGAAACTCGTTATCCACCGCACACGCGCATTACCCCTGCCGAAATGCAGGAGGCTGTGCGAATAGCCCGCTATTTTCAGGGCCGGCTGCGCCCTTTTATTCAAACTGCTCTTTTGTAAATCAGCTGGCAAGTTTTCCAGCCTAACCGACCTCAATCCTTCTGTTCATGGCCCTCGAAATCAAAATTCCCGCCGTTGGCGAATCCATCACCGAAGTCACGATTGCCAAGTGGCTCAAGAAAGACGGCGAGGCCGTGAAGCGCGACGAAGTCATTGCCGAGCTGGAATCGGATAAGGCCACGTTTGAGCTGCCCGCCGAAGCCGACGGTGTGTTGACCATTCGCGTAGCTGAGGGGGAAACCATTGGCATCGGTACCATCATCGCCGACCTAAACGGCGCGGCTGGGGGCAGTGCCGCTCCCGCCGCGGCTGCCCCGGCTCCGGCCGCAGCTGCCGCACCCACTGCCTCGGCCGACCCTATAGATAAAGGCGAGCAAAACCCCGCCGCCAGCGACCAGGCCGGCTACGGCGGCAAGCCCGAGGGCGGTGCCGCGCCGGCCTCGCCAGCGGCTCCGGCTGCTAGCGGTGGCGGTACCATCGAAATGAAAATTCCCACCGTGGGGGAGTCCATCACCGAAGTGACCGTAGCCAAGTGGCTCAAGCCCGACGGCGCGCAAGTGAGCCGCGACGAGGTGATTGCTGAGCTGGAGTCGGATAAGGCCACCTTTGAACTGCCCGCTGAGGGCAGCGGCACCTTGCGCCACGCCGTGAAAGAAGGCGAAACCATCGCCATCGGCACCGTCATTGCGCGGATTGAAGGCGGCAGTGGCGCTGGTGCTCCGGCCGCGGCAGCCCCGGCCGCGCAGGCCGCACCCGTTGCGGCGCTGGCCTCGGCGCCCGCCGGTGGCAGCGCGGCTACGTACGCTACCGGTGTGCCTTCGCCGGCTGCTGGTAAGATTCTGGGTGAAAAAGGCATCTCGGCCACCGACGTAGTCGGCACCGGCCGCGACGGTCGCATCACCAAGGAAGACGCGCAGAATGCCCAGGCTCGTCCGGCTGCTCCGGCCCCGCAAGCGGCTCCTGCTGCAACAACGCCAGCCGCGCTGGCTGCCAGCAGCGCACCCGCTGCCACGGGCAGCCGCAACCAGCGCCGCGAGCGCATGAGCAACCTGCGCAAGACGGTCGCCCGCCGCTTGGTGTCGGTGAAGAACGAGACGGCCATGCTCACCACCTTCAACGAGGTGAACATGCAGCCCATCATGGATTTGCGCACCAAGTTCAAGGACAAGTTCAAGGAGAAAAACGGTGTGGGCCTCGGCTTCATGTCCTTCTTCACCAAGGCCGTGTGCGTGGCCCTGAAAGAGTGGCCCTCGGTGAATGCCCAGATTGACGGCACCGACATCGTGTTCAACGATTTCTGTGACATCAGCATCGCGGTATCGGCCCCCAAAGGCCTGGTGGTGCCCGTGATTCGCAACGCCGAGCAGCTGTCGTTCGACGGCATCGAGAAAGAAGTGGTGCGCCTGGCCGTGCTGGCCCGCGACAACAAGCTCACCATCGAGCAGATGACCGGCGGCACGTTCACCATCACCAACGGCGGCGTGTTTGGCTCCATGATGAGCACCCCGATTATCAACGCCCCGCAGTCGGCCATCCTGGGCATGCACAACATTGTGCAGCGCCCCATCGCCGAAAACGGCCAGGTGGTAATCCGCCCCATGATGTACCTGGCCCTGAGCTACGACCACCGCATCATCGACGGTCGCGAGTCGGTGAGCTTCCTGGTGCGGGTGAAGGAGCTGCTCGAAGACCCCACGCGCCTGCTGCTGGGCGTGTAGTTTAGCTCAATTCGTAATAGAGAAGCGGCCGGCAGTTACTGTCGGCCGCTTTTTTTGTGCGCCGGAGTAGCCCAATTTTCTCCGATGGCGTTTAAAAAGGCTCATTCGCCCTTTCTATGAAGCAATCGAACAATCGCCCCCGCCCCGCCAAATTCTGGCCCGTGCTGGGCTTTGCCACCCTGGCCGGCATGCGCAGCATGAGCGCCCCGGCATTTCTGAGCCATTACCTCTCGCGGCAGCCTCACGCGGGCCTGGATGGTTCGCCGCTGCGCTTCATCCAGAAACCGGCCACAGCCACAATATTAAAAGCAGTGGCCGCCGGGGAAATGGTGGCCGACAAAATGCCTTTTATGCCCAACCGAATTGCGCCCGAGGTGGTGCTGGGCCGCCTGGTATCGGGGGCGTTGGTGGGCGCGGCGTGGTACCGTTCGCGCCACGGCAGCGCCCTGGCCGGCGGGTTGCTGGGTGGCCTTGTGGCCGTGGCCTCCACCATTGTGAGCTACGCGCTGCGCACGGGCATCAGTGAAAAGTCGGGGGCGCCCGTGGCGCTGGTGGGCGTGGGCGAAGATGCCCTGGTGCTGGCCAGCGGCGCGGCCCTGCTGCGCGCGCAGCAGCCAGCCCACGGCGAGTGGCGGCCCATGTAATCTCATAAAGTCTGCGCTACTACAGCAGCGAGAGCGGGTTGAGCGTCATGCGGTGCTCAAACATGGCGCCGATGCTCTGCGCGCGGGCTTTGGCATCGGTGGCTTTGGGGCCGGCAAACAGCTCGTCGACGCTGGCATGGAACAGTGCCAGCCACTGCTGGAAGTGAGCCGAATTGATGGGCAGCGGAAAGTGCTTGGCAAAGGGCCGGCCCTTGTAGCGGCTGGTTCCCAGCAGCACACTGCTCCAGAAGTCGTACATGGTGGGCAGGTGTGTGGCCCAGTCCACTTGCGCCACGTCGTTGAACACGGGCCGCAGCAGCGCATCCTCGTTCACCCGGGCGTAGAAAGTATCCACCAGCTTCACGATGTCGGCTTCAGTACTCAGGTCGGGGAGGGAGGCAGGCATGGGTGGGGGCAGCAGTGCTGCTTAAGTGGGTGCGTTTCCGCCTCGCTTCAACTGAGCGGGCAGGCAGCATTAAATGAACAGCTCAGGCCGGTTGCCGGTGCCTGAAACGACGAAAATCAGGCTTCTATAGCAAGTTCGGGCTCTACTGCTTTGGCTGTTGTTTTGCGCCGCCCGCCCAGCACCACCAGCACCACGGCCAATACGATGAGGGCCGCCCCGCCCAGCATTTGCGGGTTCAGCACTTCGCCGGCGAAAGCCCAACCCAGCAGCACGGCCACCACGGGGTTTACAAACGCATACGTGCCCGCCAAGGCCGGCTCCACTACGCGCAGCAGCCAGATATAAGCCGTGAAGGCCACAATGGAGCCAAACGTGACCAGGTAGGCGTACGCCATCCACGACTTGGTCGTGACCTGGGCCAGCTCAAACCCGGA
This region of Hymenobacter sedentarius genomic DNA includes:
- a CDS encoding 2-oxoglutarate dehydrogenase E1 component, with protein sequence MDAYSYIANADAAAIETLYQAYQQNPESVDFGWRKFFEGFDFSQQFPEGAPLVPGANGSTATVTTGNGAAGAAKASAAPGPQPQPDDYGVLNTDASTNNAPAFANGEIAGDKETAVRNLIHAYRSRGHLRAKTNPVRERKDRKARLDLTDFGLSEADMDTVFRNGEGLGLGARATLRDIVAALEKIYTGPIGFEYMYIRDPQVLDWFRAKVEHDSLAFNPGVEYKKRILKKLNEAVVFENFLHTKFLGQKRFSLEGGETTIPALDAIIGKGAELGVKEVMIGMAHRGRLNVLANIMGKTYEQIFSEFEGTAVPDLTMGDGDVKYHMGYSSEVEASGGQKVNLKLAPNPSHLEAVNPVVEGFVRAKIEHQYEGDYHQILPILIHGDAALAGQGIGYELTQMSLLEGYKTGGTIHFVINNQVGFTTDFEDARSSIYSTDLAKIIDAPVVHVNGDNPEAVVFAVQLATEYRQQFHADIFIDMVCYRRHGHNESDEPKFTQPTLYNLISKHQNPREVYNATLVQRGDVDAELANQMDKEFRDTLQARLDMVKQQPLPYKYQALENEWRSLRRSTPEDFDQSPETGISEDTVQRVAKALTTIPEGFKPIKQIDNLLKERRKMFYDTRVLNWAAGELLAYGSLLAEKHIVRVSGQDVQRGTFSHRHAVLHDAETSAPYNSLNFLDGEHEQLSIFNSLLSEYAVLGFEFGYAMANPTALVVWEAQFGDFANGAQTMIDQFVVSSESKWQRMNGVVMLLPHGYEGQGPEHSNARPERFLQLAAEYNIVVANMTTPANFFHALRRQLTWSFRKPLVVMSPKSMLRHPLCVSPVEEFTSGHFREVLGDTFAEAKKVKRVLLCSGKVYFDLLEEQRTSNRTDVAIVRLEQLHPFPKKQLAEELAKYPKAKLYWVQEEPENMGYWNYMLRYMRRELEDVVARKPSASPATGYNKIHVKEQKELVARAFDKPKEAVADNNIEATAEIAKKAE
- a CDS encoding nucleotidyltransferase domain-containing protein; translated protein: MITEEQIQAIVQRIVAGYQPDRIILFGSYAYGTPTEDSDLDLLVIKAGIGPERAERAIAVRRLLRGAGAPMDILVRTPTEVATAAAVRFTIEAQALNEGRILYAAA
- a CDS encoding HEPN domain-containing protein; this encodes MQPLNQAEKAYLQEWLDVADLDLRAAERMLADDPVAYGYHLPFACQQAVEKYCKGVLLAQGNSFPRVHDLPELLNRLTPGFAFSSVELDDADKLADYAVETRYPPHTRITPAEMQEAVRIARYFQGRLRPFIQTALL
- the odhB gene encoding 2-oxoglutarate dehydrogenase complex dihydrolipoyllysine-residue succinyltransferase, giving the protein MALEIKIPAVGESITEVTIAKWLKKDGEAVKRDEVIAELESDKATFELPAEADGVLTIRVAEGETIGIGTIIADLNGAAGGSAAPAAAAPAPAAAAAPTASADPIDKGEQNPAASDQAGYGGKPEGGAAPASPAAPAASGGGTIEMKIPTVGESITEVTVAKWLKPDGAQVSRDEVIAELESDKATFELPAEGSGTLRHAVKEGETIAIGTVIARIEGGSGAGAPAAAAPAAQAAPVAALASAPAGGSAATYATGVPSPAAGKILGEKGISATDVVGTGRDGRITKEDAQNAQARPAAPAPQAAPAATTPAALAASSAPAATGSRNQRRERMSNLRKTVARRLVSVKNETAMLTTFNEVNMQPIMDLRTKFKDKFKEKNGVGLGFMSFFTKAVCVALKEWPSVNAQIDGTDIVFNDFCDISIAVSAPKGLVVPVIRNAEQLSFDGIEKEVVRLAVLARDNKLTIEQMTGGTFTITNGGVFGSMMSTPIINAPQSAILGMHNIVQRPIAENGQVVIRPMMYLALSYDHRIIDGRESVSFLVRVKELLEDPTRLLLGV
- a CDS encoding DUF4126 family protein, which translates into the protein MKQSNNRPRPAKFWPVLGFATLAGMRSMSAPAFLSHYLSRQPHAGLDGSPLRFIQKPATATILKAVAAGEMVADKMPFMPNRIAPEVVLGRLVSGALVGAAWYRSRHGSALAGGLLGGLVAVASTIVSYALRTGISEKSGAPVALVGVGEDALVLASGAALLRAQQPAHGEWRPM
- a CDS encoding group III truncated hemoglobin produces the protein MPASLPDLSTEADIVKLVDTFYARVNEDALLRPVFNDVAQVDWATHLPTMYDFWSSVLLGTSRYKGRPFAKHFPLPINSAHFQQWLALFHASVDELFAGPKATDAKARAQSIGAMFEHRMTLNPLSLL